From a single Couchioplanes caeruleus genomic region:
- a CDS encoding helix-turn-helix transcriptional regulator has translation MRASRLVSLLLLLQTRGRMTAQELADELEVSVRTVYRDVESLGASGVPVYADRGPAGGYQLLDGYRTRLTGLTGDEAGSLFLAGVPGPAAELGLGSVLAAAELKLRASLPGELAGRADRVRERFHLDAPGWFRADEPTPFLATVADAVWREQQLEVRYRRWKAPREVTRTLAPLGVVLKAGRWYLVAAAGERVTAYRVVNILDARIRDEPAARPAGFDLAAFWREWTDRYESSVYTATATVRMTAEALARMAYIFPPEMSRVARAEATEPDEAGWLTTRVPIESVRHGHIELLKLGADAEVLDPPELRERFATTARGLMATYHPAEEA, from the coding sequence GTGCGCGCTTCCCGCCTGGTCTCCCTGCTGCTTCTGCTGCAGACGCGCGGCCGGATGACCGCGCAGGAGCTCGCCGACGAGCTGGAGGTCTCCGTACGGACCGTGTATCGCGACGTCGAGTCACTGGGCGCCTCCGGCGTGCCGGTCTACGCCGATCGCGGCCCGGCCGGCGGCTACCAACTGCTCGACGGCTACCGCACCCGCCTCACCGGGCTGACCGGGGACGAGGCGGGTTCGCTGTTCCTGGCCGGTGTACCGGGGCCCGCGGCGGAACTCGGGCTGGGGTCGGTGCTGGCGGCCGCGGAGCTCAAGCTGCGCGCCTCGCTGCCGGGTGAGCTGGCCGGCCGGGCGGATCGGGTACGCGAGCGCTTCCACCTGGACGCGCCGGGCTGGTTCCGCGCCGACGAGCCGACCCCGTTCCTGGCGACCGTGGCGGACGCGGTGTGGCGGGAACAGCAGCTGGAGGTCCGGTACCGCCGGTGGAAGGCGCCTCGGGAGGTGACCCGTACGCTCGCGCCGCTCGGCGTGGTCCTCAAGGCGGGACGGTGGTACCTGGTCGCGGCCGCGGGCGAGCGGGTGACGGCGTACCGGGTGGTGAACATCCTCGACGCACGGATCCGCGACGAACCGGCGGCCCGGCCCGCGGGCTTCGACCTCGCCGCGTTCTGGCGGGAGTGGACCGACCGGTACGAGAGCAGCGTCTACACGGCGACGGCGACCGTACGGATGACCGCCGAAGCGCTGGCCCGCATGGCGTACATCTTCCCGCCCGAAATGTCCCGGGTTGCGCGTGCGGAGGCGACGGAACCCGACGAGGCCGGATGGCTGACCACCCGCGTACCCATCGAATCGGTCCGGCATGGACACATCGAGTTGCTGAAGCTGGGGGCGGACGCGGAGGTGCTGGATCCGCCGGAACTGCGGGAGCGCTTCGCCACGACGGCTCGCGGGCTGATGGCGACCTACCACCCGGCCGAGGAGGCATGA
- a CDS encoding nitroreductase/quinone reductase family protein produces the protein MTMPDDVLAYNRQLIATFRADGGASLGDRPLLLLTTRGRRSGEPRTSPIMYVRADGRLFVVASNAGAAEDPQWYRNLLADPAVTVELPGETFPARATPLSGEDYERQWARITGQHAFFIEHQQRAGGRRIPIVELHRA, from the coding sequence ATGACGATGCCCGACGACGTGCTGGCGTACAACCGGCAGCTCATCGCGACGTTCCGCGCCGACGGCGGCGCCTCCCTGGGTGACCGGCCGTTGCTGCTGCTCACGACCCGCGGGCGGCGCAGCGGCGAGCCCCGGACGAGCCCGATCATGTACGTCCGTGCCGACGGGCGGCTGTTCGTGGTCGCCTCCAACGCCGGGGCGGCCGAGGACCCGCAGTGGTACCGGAACCTGCTGGCCGACCCGGCCGTCACGGTGGAACTGCCGGGTGAGACCTTCCCGGCGCGGGCGACTCCCTTGTCCGGTGAGGACTACGAGCGGCAGTGGGCCCGGATCACCGGGCAGCATGCTTTCTTCATCGAGCACCAGCAACGCGCGGGCGGCCGCCGCATCCCCATCGTGGAACTGCACCGGGCCTGA
- a CDS encoding M48 family metallopeptidase, giving the protein MRNRVWASTAALAGFLAVAAAQLALVVVPVLLVLSTLTGAAALRIGLPVCMATVGVMAYAIWRALHTRRPQPVGIPVARDDAPLLWELVDGAAAAAGTRAPDRVTIVADAAAKLIERTRLLGLMGGRRDLYLGLPLLQAWDTPRLKAVVAHELGHFSPRFGRLAPVAYRGRTVVARLVPRISRRNPAGPLLRSYAGFYRRIDAPFSRAQELQADRIAAEHAGPRAAAAVLRDLPALDALLRVFHAEYLGPGWQAGRVPDDIFGGFLRVLAARAEEITVLRTREPAPPSTWDTHPPLKDRLAALATSTGAVPSTAAETSSGSATSSAPGTVAGPAPVAGPGTAVDSTAATGSTAATSTSATGSTSATGSTVSTAATGHADADGDVAGAEPAAATAAQALTAATTDVASGGEQAEPELIPDLPGLGRALQQVAFPPQGRITVGWDEFFGAARTVEMQREADAALTTVSRAAGSTVATADDVLQLAGDGRLRKIAESVFPGLPADETAYRVIDLVTLLLALAALHSGAARWRHSWTGTAELVAADGSHLDLGGLAAMAVDPATVATAREKLAGLGIDVAAAPAGDGEQARPEVVGGVVNLVVDGSRTDMLVVDTGLFLLPGLPRSQNGSAKRRLAEFAAADGAQREAAAPGTRFVPYAEVANATQVRRRSWDLALRDGSTIGVRTALDSDELPGGWAALDDAVAFLSRTR; this is encoded by the coding sequence GTGCGGAACAGGGTGTGGGCCTCGACCGCCGCGCTGGCCGGTTTCCTGGCCGTGGCCGCGGCTCAGCTCGCGCTGGTCGTGGTGCCGGTGCTGCTGGTGCTCTCGACGCTGACGGGCGCGGCGGCGCTGCGGATCGGGCTGCCGGTCTGCATGGCGACGGTCGGCGTCATGGCGTATGCGATCTGGCGCGCCCTGCACACCCGCCGCCCCCAGCCGGTCGGCATCCCGGTCGCCCGCGACGACGCCCCGCTCCTGTGGGAGCTCGTCGACGGCGCCGCGGCGGCCGCGGGCACCCGCGCGCCCGACCGCGTCACGATCGTGGCCGACGCCGCCGCGAAGCTGATCGAGCGCACCCGCCTGCTGGGCCTGATGGGCGGCCGGCGTGACCTCTACCTGGGCCTGCCCCTGCTGCAGGCCTGGGACACGCCCCGCCTGAAGGCCGTGGTGGCCCACGAGCTCGGCCACTTCTCACCCCGCTTCGGCCGGCTCGCCCCGGTCGCCTACCGCGGCCGCACCGTGGTGGCCCGCTTGGTGCCCCGCATCTCCCGCCGCAACCCGGCCGGCCCGCTCCTCCGGTCGTACGCGGGCTTCTACCGTCGCATCGACGCCCCGTTCAGCCGCGCCCAGGAGCTGCAGGCCGACCGCATCGCCGCCGAGCACGCGGGCCCCCGCGCCGCCGCGGCCGTCCTGCGGGACCTGCCGGCGCTGGACGCCCTCCTGCGGGTCTTCCACGCCGAATACCTCGGCCCGGGCTGGCAGGCGGGCCGCGTCCCCGACGACATCTTCGGCGGCTTCCTGCGGGTCCTCGCGGCCCGGGCGGAGGAGATCACGGTCCTGCGCACCCGCGAGCCGGCCCCACCGTCCACCTGGGACACCCACCCACCCCTCAAGGACCGCCTCGCCGCGCTGGCCACCTCGACCGGCGCCGTCCCCTCGACCGCCGCCGAGACCTCGTCCGGTTCCGCCACCTCATCCGCTCCCGGCACCGTTGCTGGTCCCGCCCCCGTGGCGGGCCCCGGCACCGCGGTCGACTCGACCGCCGCGACCGGCTCGACCGCCGCGACTTCGACTTCCGCGACCGGTTCGACTTCCGCGACCGGTTCGACCGTCTCCACCGCTGCGACCGGCCACGCGGACGCCGACGGCGATGTAGCCGGGGCCGAGCCGGCCGCCGCCACCGCCGCTCAAGCCCTCACCGCCGCGACCACCGACGTGGCCTCCGGAGGCGAGCAGGCCGAGCCGGAGCTGATCCCCGACCTGCCCGGTCTCGGCCGCGCGCTGCAGCAGGTCGCGTTCCCGCCCCAGGGGCGCATCACCGTCGGCTGGGACGAGTTCTTCGGCGCCGCGCGGACCGTCGAGATGCAGCGGGAGGCCGACGCCGCCCTGACCACGGTGTCGCGGGCCGCCGGCAGCACCGTTGCCACCGCCGACGACGTGCTGCAGCTCGCCGGGGACGGCCGGCTGCGCAAGATCGCCGAGTCCGTGTTCCCGGGGCTGCCCGCCGACGAGACCGCGTACCGGGTGATCGACCTGGTCACGCTCCTGCTGGCCCTCGCCGCGCTGCACAGCGGGGCGGCGCGGTGGCGGCACAGCTGGACCGGCACCGCCGAGCTGGTCGCGGCCGACGGCTCGCACCTGGACCTGGGCGGGCTCGCGGCGATGGCCGTGGACCCGGCGACCGTGGCGACCGCGCGGGAGAAGCTGGCCGGCCTCGGGATCGACGTGGCCGCCGCGCCCGCGGGTGACGGCGAGCAGGCGCGCCCGGAGGTCGTCGGCGGCGTGGTCAACCTCGTCGTGGACGGGTCGCGTACGGACATGCTGGTGGTGGACACCGGGCTGTTCCTGCTGCCCGGGCTGCCGAGGTCGCAGAACGGCTCCGCGAAGCGGCGGCTCGCCGAGTTCGCCGCGGCCGACGGGGCCCAGCGGGAGGCCGCCGCCCCGGGAACCCGGTTCGTGCCGTACGCGGAGGTGGCCAACGCCACGCAGGTGCGGCGCCGTAGCTGGGACCTCGCCCTGCGTGACGGCTCGACCATCGGCGTACGGACGGCCCTGGACTCCGACGAGCTTCCGGGCGGCTGGGCGGCCCTCGACGACGCCGTGGCCTTCCTGTCCCGCACCCGATAG
- a CDS encoding cytochrome P450, with product MARRTAGHPLRRVRQGDRAGGDALTGVPLAEDEADGLTADLVAMVDGFASAGPRHWRALTARRRRERWLAGLITGVRGQHVPVAANSALARLASYAEDGGPLDARTAAVELLNIIRPATAVAWFVAYAGHALDHWPATGTALRTGDEDFTTAFVHEVRRFYPFAPFLGGRATRDLTFQGEPVPRGTLVLLDVYGQNHHPALWPEPYAFRPERFLGREPGALDLIPQGGGDPRTGHRCPGEKMTVALLGTLVQRLARLDYYVPPQDLSIDVSRIPARVASGFRIVVP from the coding sequence GTGGCGCGGCGGACCGCCGGTCACCCTCTTCGACGAGTCCGCCAAGGTGATCGCGCGGGCGGTGACGCGCTGACCGGCGTACCGCTGGCCGAGGACGAGGCGGACGGCCTGACGGCCGACCTGGTCGCGATGGTGGACGGCTTCGCGAGCGCCGGGCCCCGGCACTGGCGGGCTCTGACGGCCCGGCGCCGGCGGGAGCGGTGGCTGGCCGGACTGATCACGGGGGTACGGGGGCAGCACGTCCCGGTGGCGGCGAACTCCGCCCTCGCGCGGCTCGCCTCCTACGCGGAGGACGGCGGCCCGCTGGATGCCCGTACGGCAGCGGTCGAGCTGCTCAACATCATCCGGCCGGCGACGGCGGTGGCCTGGTTCGTCGCGTACGCCGGCCACGCGCTGGACCACTGGCCGGCGACGGGCACGGCGCTACGGACCGGTGACGAGGACTTCACCACGGCGTTCGTGCACGAGGTGCGGCGCTTCTACCCGTTCGCCCCGTTCCTCGGCGGGCGGGCCACGCGTGACCTGACGTTCCAGGGCGAACCGGTGCCGCGGGGCACGCTCGTCCTGCTCGACGTCTACGGCCAGAACCATCATCCGGCGCTGTGGCCGGAGCCGTACGCCTTCCGCCCCGAGCGTTTCCTGGGGCGCGAGCCGGGCGCGCTCGACCTCATCCCGCAGGGCGGCGGCGATCCGCGTACGGGTCACCGCTGCCCCGGCGAGAAGATGACGGTGGCACTGCTGGGCACGCTGGTGCAGCGGCTCGCCCGGCTGGACTACTACGTGCCGCCTCAGGACCTCTCGATCGATGTGAGCCGGATACCCGCCCGCGTGGCGAGCGGGTTCCGCATCGTCGTGCCCTGA